The following proteins are co-located in the Brachybacterium sacelli genome:
- the murJ gene encoding murein biosynthesis integral membrane protein MurJ — protein MSTALRAQHVPRHRRHGAASSRTKLMQASVVMAAGSMVSRLLGFVRNFMFGAILSGSMSSAASAFSAANTLPNTIWLLVGGGTLNAILVPAIVRAVKRPDRGSDYISRLMTLVAAVSLGITLVCMLAVPVLLTVTSGVLPPGTYALAVQLGYWMMPQVFFSALYVMCGQLLNAHDSFGPYQWAPVLNNLVGILGAAMFLAAWGSVGSPADWTLPMIIAMAAINVGGSAAQVVFLSWYVRRLDLRLRPRWGFRGLGLGKLSRIGLWTLGMLGLGQLGIWASRWATGGAVRMTEQLHDQPELAARYPALLTMDWAYMAFMIPQGIIAVAVVTAVFPAISRRAVDGDHAGALARYAETNRMLAVPMMLCTAVFIALAGPIMWAIGGGTGEIGARANGTVLVAYMLGLVPFASLYLIKRVFYAYEDARTPFISQIPITVISLAAVPIILNTVDPMWATMAAAGSTSLGNLVAWLVGMWQLRRHAAALDTPPPSITTGLIVTGKLLVATVASWAVGTALVALAGDLIWWHRLTAVLLGGVVAVVMAAVFAAVGWALKVSEVHQLIGYAQRVVTRVTGRRRRVTS, from the coding sequence ATGAGCACCGCCCTCCGCGCCCAGCACGTCCCCCGCCACCGCCGGCACGGCGCGGCCTCCAGCCGCACGAAGCTCATGCAGGCCAGCGTGGTGATGGCCGCGGGATCAATGGTCTCCCGGCTGCTGGGCTTCGTCCGCAACTTCATGTTCGGCGCGATCCTGTCCGGGTCCATGTCGTCGGCCGCCAGCGCCTTCAGCGCCGCGAACACCCTGCCCAACACGATCTGGCTGCTGGTGGGCGGCGGCACGCTGAACGCCATCCTGGTGCCCGCGATCGTGCGGGCCGTGAAGCGGCCGGACCGCGGCAGCGACTACATCTCGCGCCTGATGACCCTGGTCGCGGCGGTCTCCCTGGGCATCACCCTCGTGTGCATGCTCGCCGTCCCGGTGCTGCTGACCGTCACCAGCGGCGTGCTGCCGCCCGGGACCTACGCGCTCGCGGTGCAGCTGGGCTACTGGATGATGCCGCAGGTCTTCTTCTCGGCGCTGTACGTGATGTGCGGGCAGCTGCTGAACGCCCACGACTCCTTCGGGCCCTACCAGTGGGCGCCGGTGCTCAACAACCTCGTCGGCATCCTCGGCGCCGCGATGTTCCTGGCCGCCTGGGGCAGCGTCGGCTCCCCGGCCGACTGGACGCTGCCGATGATCATCGCGATGGCGGCGATCAACGTCGGCGGCTCGGCCGCGCAGGTCGTGTTCCTGTCCTGGTACGTCCGACGGCTGGATCTGCGGCTGCGGCCCCGCTGGGGCTTCCGCGGCCTGGGTCTGGGCAAGCTCAGCCGGATCGGCCTGTGGACCCTGGGGATGCTGGGGCTGGGGCAGTTGGGCATCTGGGCCTCGCGCTGGGCGACCGGCGGGGCGGTGCGGATGACCGAGCAGCTGCACGACCAGCCGGAGCTCGCCGCCCGCTACCCGGCGCTGCTGACCATGGACTGGGCGTACATGGCGTTCATGATCCCCCAGGGGATCATCGCGGTCGCGGTGGTCACGGCCGTCTTCCCCGCGATCTCGCGGCGCGCGGTCGACGGGGACCACGCCGGTGCCCTCGCCCGCTACGCGGAGACAAACCGGATGCTGGCGGTGCCGATGATGCTGTGCACCGCGGTGTTCATCGCCCTGGCGGGCCCGATCATGTGGGCGATCGGCGGCGGCACCGGCGAGATCGGTGCCCGAGCCAACGGCACCGTGCTGGTCGCCTACATGCTGGGACTGGTGCCCTTCGCCTCGCTGTACCTGATCAAACGGGTGTTCTACGCCTACGAGGACGCCCGCACCCCGTTCATCTCCCAGATCCCGATCACCGTGATCAGCCTCGCTGCGGTCCCGATCATCCTGAACACGGTCGATCCGATGTGGGCGACGATGGCCGCGGCCGGCTCCACCAGCCTCGGCAATCTCGTGGCCTGGCTGGTCGGGATGTGGCAGCTGCGCCGCCACGCGGCCGCGCTGGACACGCCGCCGCCGAGCATCACCACGGGCCTGATCGTCACGGGGAAGCTGCTCGTGGCGACCGTCGCCAGCTGGGCGGTCGGCACCGCTCTGGTCGCCCTCGCCGGTGACCTGATCTGGTGGCACCGGCTGACGGCCGTCCTGCTGGGAGGCGTCGTCGCGGTGGTGATGGCGGCGGTGTTCGCCGCCGTCGGCTGGGCGCTGAAGGTGAGCGAGGTGCACCAGCTGATCGGCTACGCCCAGCGTGTCGTGACCCGGGTGACCGGTCGACGTCGCAGGGTGACCTCGTAG
- the trxB gene encoding thioredoxin-disulfide reductase, with the protein MSQPIQALNILGAPSAPPAATATAAAPTTPADDTVHEVVIVGSGPAGYTAAIYSARAEMKPIVIAGALDAGGALMTTTDVENFPGFPEGIQGPELMTQMQEQAERFGAEVIYEDAADLQLEGDVKTVTLDDGTVYRAKTLILSTGSAYRELGVDGERQLSGKGVSWCATCDGFFFKDQDIIVVGGGDSAVEEATFLTRFGKSVTLIHRRDELRASKIMARRAEADPKLQFAWNSEIVSINGADKVESVTLRDTVTGEERVMPTTAVFEAIGHLPRTDLLRGKLELDEQGYIVVQGRSTYTSVPGVFAAGDVVDHTYRQAITAAGTGCQAALDAERWLTDQAALADEQAKAEAPIVAAAEPAAR; encoded by the coding sequence ATGTCACAGCCCATCCAGGCTCTCAACATCCTCGGCGCGCCCTCGGCCCCGCCGGCCGCGACCGCCACCGCCGCGGCGCCGACGACACCGGCCGACGACACCGTCCATGAGGTCGTCATCGTCGGCTCCGGACCCGCCGGGTACACGGCGGCGATCTACAGCGCCCGCGCCGAAATGAAGCCGATCGTCATCGCGGGCGCGCTCGACGCCGGCGGCGCTCTGATGACCACGACCGACGTGGAGAACTTCCCGGGCTTCCCCGAGGGCATCCAGGGCCCCGAACTGATGACGCAGATGCAGGAGCAGGCCGAGCGCTTCGGTGCCGAGGTGATCTACGAGGACGCGGCGGACCTGCAGCTCGAGGGCGACGTCAAGACCGTCACCCTCGACGACGGCACCGTGTACCGGGCGAAGACGCTGATCCTCTCCACCGGATCCGCGTATCGCGAGCTCGGGGTCGACGGGGAGAGGCAGCTCTCGGGCAAGGGCGTGAGCTGGTGCGCGACCTGCGACGGCTTCTTCTTCAAGGACCAGGACATCATCGTGGTCGGAGGCGGCGACAGCGCCGTCGAGGAGGCGACGTTCCTGACTCGTTTCGGCAAGTCGGTCACCCTCATCCACCGCCGCGACGAGCTGCGCGCCTCGAAGATCATGGCCCGCCGCGCCGAGGCCGATCCCAAGCTCCAGTTCGCGTGGAACAGCGAGATCGTGAGCATCAACGGGGCCGACAAGGTCGAGTCCGTGACCCTGCGCGACACCGTCACCGGGGAGGAGCGGGTCATGCCGACCACCGCAGTGTTCGAGGCGATCGGGCACCTCCCGCGCACCGACCTGCTGCGCGGCAAGCTCGAGCTCGACGAGCAGGGCTACATCGTCGTCCAGGGTCGTTCCACCTACACCTCGGTGCCGGGCGTGTTCGCCGCGGGCGACGTCGTGGATCACACCTACCGCCAGGCGATCACCGCCGCGGGCACCGGATGCCAGGCGGCGCTGGATGCGGAGCGCTGGCTGACCGACCAGGCGGCCCTCGCCGACGAGCAGGCGAAGGCGGAAGCCCCGATCGTGGCCGCCGCGGAACCGGCGGCCCGCTGA
- a CDS encoding ParB/RepB/Spo0J family partition protein — MTQKRGLGRGLGALIPGAGSSPAPEQELRTRVRPESAEEESAPSNRPVDMFFSGEKASSEEDWPQRERGSRPDLAGDMARAAAQRRGRAASARAGAESDEAGAEVEESDQKPAPTSNRSPAKRSTTSSSSTKRSGGAKKASTSSSSAKKSAPAQRTSASKSGATSGRTTSGAKTAGAKTAGAKATTSTATKTGSGASTTQRRKSSNASSAPAKSTSTTGAAPAEPEEITSTPAAASAPSVEVPVATAEESPTVEVEAVERTPVDAEQATSAPADAAEPVVRSAAAADAAGGEETDAEPVPETDPELKTDHEWETEPTSTAVEPENTAPSDASPDTDNAPDEATDRSREGLLSVPGAEFAEIPIHEVRENPRNPRTLFDDDELDELAFSLREVGVLQPVVVRPIPVTEEGESFELVMGERRWRAARRAGLTSIPAIIRETSDDDLLRDALLENLHRTQLNPLEEANAYQQLLDDFGCTQDELGDRIGRSRPQITNTLRLLRLPALVQRRLASGALSAGHARALLSLDDPTLMEELAQRIVSEGLSVRAVERLVARGGQQAPARTARRSTYDPHVVDLTSRLSNRLETPVRIDVGKRKGRITLEFTNLEDLDRVIESMGLGTPGPGSEDEPEG; from the coding sequence ATGACGCAGAAGCGAGGACTCGGACGAGGACTCGGTGCCCTGATCCCGGGCGCGGGGTCGAGCCCCGCTCCCGAGCAGGAGCTGCGCACTCGGGTGCGTCCGGAGTCCGCCGAGGAGGAGTCCGCTCCCAGCAATCGCCCGGTCGACATGTTCTTCTCCGGGGAGAAGGCCTCCTCGGAGGAGGACTGGCCCCAGCGCGAGCGCGGGAGCCGACCTGACCTCGCCGGTGACATGGCGCGTGCGGCGGCGCAGCGTCGGGGACGGGCCGCGTCCGCGCGTGCCGGCGCGGAGTCCGACGAGGCGGGAGCCGAGGTCGAGGAGTCGGACCAGAAGCCCGCACCGACGTCGAACCGGTCCCCCGCGAAGCGCTCGACCACCAGCTCCTCCTCGACGAAGCGCTCCGGTGGCGCGAAGAAGGCTTCGACGTCGTCGTCCTCGGCGAAGAAGTCCGCGCCTGCACAGCGGACCTCGGCCTCGAAGAGCGGGGCGACCTCCGGGCGCACGACCTCGGGAGCTAAGACCGCGGGAGCTAAGACCGCGGGAGCGAAGGCCACCACCTCGACGGCGACGAAGACCGGGAGCGGCGCGTCCACGACGCAGAGGAGGAAGTCGTCGAACGCGTCGTCGGCTCCGGCGAAGAGCACCTCGACCACCGGTGCGGCTCCCGCGGAGCCGGAGGAGATCACGTCCACGCCGGCCGCCGCGAGCGCGCCCTCGGTGGAGGTCCCCGTGGCGACCGCCGAGGAGAGTCCGACCGTCGAGGTCGAGGCCGTGGAGCGCACGCCGGTGGATGCCGAGCAGGCGACGTCGGCGCCCGCGGATGCCGCCGAGCCCGTGGTGAGGTCTGCCGCGGCGGCAGATGCCGCTGGCGGAGAAGAGACGGATGCGGAGCCGGTGCCGGAGACGGACCCCGAGCTAAAGACCGACCACGAGTGGGAGACCGAGCCGACTTCCACTGCGGTCGAGCCGGAGAACACTGCCCCGTCGGATGCCTCGCCCGACACCGACAACGCTCCTGACGAGGCGACCGATCGCAGCCGCGAGGGTCTCCTCAGCGTCCCGGGAGCCGAGTTCGCGGAGATCCCGATCCATGAGGTCCGCGAGAACCCGCGGAACCCGCGCACACTGTTCGACGACGACGAGCTCGACGAACTGGCTTTCTCGCTGCGCGAGGTCGGCGTGCTGCAGCCCGTCGTCGTCCGCCCCATCCCGGTCACCGAGGAGGGCGAGTCCTTCGAGCTCGTCATGGGCGAGCGCCGCTGGCGGGCAGCTCGCCGCGCCGGGCTCACCTCGATCCCCGCGATCATCCGCGAGACCAGCGATGACGATCTCCTGCGCGACGCCCTGCTGGAGAACCTTCACCGCACGCAGCTGAACCCGCTGGAAGAGGCCAACGCCTACCAGCAGCTGCTCGACGACTTCGGCTGCACCCAGGACGAGCTGGGAGATCGGATCGGCCGCTCGCGCCCCCAGATCACCAATACGCTCCGTCTGCTGCGCCTGCCCGCTCTCGTCCAGCGCCGACTTGCCAGTGGGGCCCTGAGCGCCGGACATGCCCGTGCCCTGCTCTCGCTCGACGACCCCACGCTGATGGAGGAGCTCGCCCAGCGCATCGTGTCCGAGGGACTGTCGGTCCGAGCCGTGGAACGGCTGGTGGCTCGTGGCGGGCAGCAGGCCCCCGCCCGCACGGCCCGCCGCAGCACGTACGACCCGCATGTCGTCGACCTGACCAGCCGCCTCTCCAATCGCTTGGAGACCCCGGTGCGCATCGACGTGGGGAAACGGAAGGGTCGCATCACCCTGGAGTTCACGAACCTCGAGGACCTCGACCGCGTCATCGAGTCCATGGGACTGGGCACCCCGGGTCCTGGTTCCGAGGACGAGCCCGAGGGCTGA
- a CDS encoding ParA family protein, producing the protein MRELTRDHARRKQLEKADFRPPETTRVITVANQKGGVGKTSTAVNLAAALSMGGMNVLVIDADPQGNTSTALNIEHHAEVPSIYEVLVESAPLIDVVQDVPDLERLSCAPATINLSGAEIELVSLVARENRLRNAIRDYLEARDEQGLPRLDYVLIDCPPSLGLLTVNALVAAREVLIPIQAEYYALEGLSLLLNNIDLIRQHLNPELVVSSIMLTMYDARTRLAAQVAQDVRDHFPDQTLETSIPRSVRISEAPSYGQTVLTYDPGSSGALAYRAAAHELTIRPAP; encoded by the coding sequence ATGCGTGAGCTCACCCGGGACCACGCGCGACGCAAGCAGCTCGAGAAGGCCGATTTCCGCCCTCCCGAGACGACCCGGGTGATCACGGTGGCGAACCAGAAGGGCGGCGTCGGCAAGACGTCCACCGCCGTGAACCTGGCGGCCGCGTTGTCCATGGGCGGAATGAACGTGCTGGTGATCGACGCGGACCCGCAGGGCAACACCTCGACCGCGCTGAACATCGAGCATCACGCCGAGGTCCCCAGCATCTACGAGGTGCTGGTGGAGTCCGCGCCCCTGATCGACGTGGTCCAGGACGTCCCGGATCTCGAGCGGCTCTCCTGCGCGCCCGCCACGATCAATCTCTCCGGTGCCGAGATCGAGCTGGTCTCGCTGGTGGCCCGTGAGAATCGGCTGCGCAATGCGATCCGCGACTACCTCGAGGCACGCGACGAACAGGGGCTGCCGCGCCTGGATTACGTGCTGATCGACTGCCCGCCCTCGCTGGGCCTGCTGACCGTGAACGCACTGGTCGCGGCGCGCGAGGTGTTGATCCCCATCCAGGCCGAGTACTACGCGCTGGAAGGCCTGAGCCTGCTGCTGAACAACATCGATCTGATCCGCCAGCATCTGAACCCCGAGCTGGTGGTCTCTTCGATCATGCTGACCATGTACGACGCCAGAACCCGGCTCGCCGCACAGGTCGCGCAGGACGTCCGGGACCACTTCCCGGACCAGACCCTCGAGACGTCGATCCCGCGCTCCGTGAGGATCTCCGAGGCACCGAGCTACGGCCAGACGGTGCTGACCTACGATCCCGGTTCGAGCGGCGCGCTGGCCTACCGGGCCGCCGCCCACGAGCTCACCATCCGCCCCGCCCCTTGA
- the rsmG gene encoding 16S rRNA (guanine(527)-N(7))-methyltransferase RsmG: protein MLPLPDSLRPSAERLFADRLELAERFTTLLAEQGPERGLIGPREVERLWERHILNCALMVEAVDPAATTLADVGSGAGLPGVVLAIARPDLEVTLIETMQRRTTWLEEVDAELGLGLEVVRSRAEELHGVRTFDVVTARAVAALDKLARWTLPLVAEDGQLLALKGGSAADEVDKAGTVLGKLGGRDPRIEQYGIGEVEVPTTVVQVRRRAQATRKGETRG, encoded by the coding sequence GTGCTGCCCCTGCCCGACTCCCTGCGCCCGTCGGCCGAGCGTCTGTTCGCTGACCGTCTCGAGCTGGCGGAGCGCTTCACCACCCTGCTCGCCGAGCAGGGCCCCGAGCGCGGTTTGATCGGCCCGCGCGAGGTGGAGCGGCTGTGGGAGCGGCACATCCTCAACTGCGCGCTGATGGTCGAGGCGGTCGATCCGGCCGCGACCACGCTCGCCGACGTCGGCTCCGGTGCCGGCCTGCCCGGTGTCGTCCTCGCGATCGCCCGACCGGACCTCGAGGTCACTCTCATCGAGACGATGCAGCGTCGGACCACGTGGCTCGAGGAGGTCGACGCCGAGCTCGGTCTGGGCCTGGAGGTGGTGCGCTCCCGCGCCGAGGAGCTGCACGGGGTGCGTACCTTCGACGTGGTGACCGCCCGGGCGGTGGCGGCGCTGGACAAGCTGGCGCGGTGGACTCTGCCGCTGGTCGCCGAGGACGGTCAGCTGCTGGCTCTGAAGGGCGGGTCCGCGGCGGACGAAGTGGACAAGGCGGGCACGGTGCTGGGGAAGCTCGGCGGCCGTGATCCTCGCATCGAGCAGTACGGGATCGGCGAGGTCGAGGTTCCCACTACAGTGGTCCAAGTGCGTCGCCGAGCACAGGCGACCAGGAAGGGAGAGACACGTGGCTGA
- a CDS encoding protein jag gives MNEIDTTPEAPAAQESDEQPTTDATASPETGSTAEVAESAELAEAADPAEAGDSADDAEAADDAESVGDRMQRLEEEGDIAADYLEELLDITDLDGDIDIDVDGDRASVEIAGADRLATLNRPKGELLDALQELARLAVQTRTGNRSRLMLDIGGFRAEHKDGLEELAEKAVAEAKDGGEPVPLRAMNPFERKVVHDVAKREGLRSESDGDGKNRHVVVYPES, from the coding sequence ATGAACGAGATCGACACCACCCCTGAGGCCCCCGCCGCTCAGGAGAGCGACGAGCAGCCCACGACGGATGCGACGGCGTCGCCCGAGACGGGCTCGACGGCCGAGGTCGCTGAGTCCGCCGAGCTCGCTGAGGCTGCCGATCCTGCAGAGGCGGGCGATTCCGCGGACGACGCCGAGGCCGCTGACGACGCGGAATCCGTGGGCGACCGCATGCAGCGCCTCGAGGAGGAGGGCGACATCGCCGCCGACTACCTCGAGGAGCTGCTGGACATCACGGACCTCGACGGCGACATCGACATCGACGTGGACGGCGACCGAGCCTCCGTGGAGATCGCCGGGGCCGACCGCCTGGCGACGCTCAACCGCCCCAAGGGAGAGCTGCTGGATGCCCTGCAGGAGCTCGCGCGTCTGGCCGTGCAGACCCGCACCGGCAATCGCTCGCGCCTGATGCTGGACATCGGTGGTTTCCGCGCCGAGCACAAGGACGGCCTGGAGGAGCTCGCAGAGAAGGCGGTGGCCGAGGCCAAGGACGGCGGCGAGCCGGTCCCGCTGCGTGCGATGAACCCCTTCGAGCGCAAGGTCGTCCATGACGTCGCCAAGCGTGAGGGTCTGCGATCCGAGTCCGACGGGGACGGCAAGAACCGTCACGTCGTCGTCTACCCGGAATCCTGA
- the yidC gene encoding membrane protein insertase YidC, translating to MNPLFPIEWAVAWLMVKFHALLSVFMEPDSGITWVLSIVGLTVVVRTLIIPLFVRQIRASRAMQMVSPELQAVQKKYKGKTDQASRQKMAEETMGIYKEAGASPFSSCLPVLLQMPIFFGLFRVLYNKLPEATGGTRFGPLTPELAKSASHSTIFGDVTIADSFLNSGDGGITTKIVAGIIIACMCAVTFFTQKSLTMKNMPKAALEGPMASTQKMMLYMLPFIYVITGPGMPIGVLIYWLTTNVWTFCQQYIVIRATPTPGSDAEKERQARINDKREKKGLEPLDFTPPKKVSAEPEPEPNIRVQPTSKNRGGKKMTDQEKLERARAAREKAAEERRQAQEEAGDFPVPPSSGSSPLNKGAKKKRKK from the coding sequence ATGAACCCCCTGTTTCCGATCGAATGGGCCGTCGCATGGCTCATGGTGAAGTTCCATGCGCTGCTATCGGTGTTCATGGAGCCGGACTCCGGCATCACCTGGGTGCTCTCGATCGTGGGCCTCACCGTCGTGGTGCGAACCCTGATCATCCCCTTGTTCGTGCGGCAGATCCGCGCCTCCCGCGCGATGCAGATGGTCTCGCCCGAGCTGCAGGCCGTGCAGAAGAAGTACAAGGGCAAGACCGACCAGGCCTCCCGCCAGAAGATGGCGGAGGAGACCATGGGGATCTACAAGGAGGCCGGGGCCAGCCCGTTCTCCTCGTGCCTGCCGGTGCTGCTGCAGATGCCGATCTTCTTCGGCCTGTTCCGGGTGCTGTACAACAAGCTGCCGGAGGCCACCGGGGGCACCCGATTCGGCCCGCTGACCCCCGAGCTGGCCAAGAGTGCCAGCCACTCCACGATCTTCGGCGACGTCACCATCGCCGACAGCTTCCTGAACTCGGGCGACGGTGGGATCACCACCAAGATCGTCGCCGGCATCATCATCGCCTGCATGTGTGCGGTCACCTTCTTCACCCAGAAGTCGCTGACCATGAAGAACATGCCCAAGGCGGCCCTCGAGGGCCCCATGGCCAGCACCCAGAAGATGATGCTGTACATGCTCCCGTTCATCTACGTGATCACGGGGCCCGGCATGCCGATCGGTGTGCTCATCTACTGGCTGACCACCAACGTGTGGACCTTCTGCCAGCAGTACATCGTCATCCGCGCCACCCCCACCCCGGGGTCGGATGCCGAGAAGGAGCGCCAGGCGCGCATCAACGACAAGCGCGAGAAGAAGGGCCTGGAGCCTCTCGACTTCACCCCGCCCAAGAAGGTCTCCGCCGAGCCGGAGCCTGAGCCGAACATCCGGGTGCAGCCGACGAGCAAGAACCGCGGTGGCAAGAAGATGACCGACCAGGAGAAGCTCGAGCGGGCCCGCGCGGCCCGTGAGAAGGCGGCCGAGGAGCGTCGCCAGGCGCAGGAGGAGGCCGGAGACTTCCCCGTGCCGCCGTCCTCGGGCTCCTCACCGCTGAACAAGGGCGCGAAGAAGAAGCGCAAGAAGTGA
- the yidD gene encoding membrane protein insertion efficiency factor YidD, which yields MSRVGLLRSALRLPRRALSVLVRGYQVGISPYTPPACRYDPVCSQYGMDALRVHGAVKGTLLTAGRIVRCNPLSRGGPDPVPAPGMWRNPRRLRHPAL from the coding sequence ATGAGCAGGGTCGGGCTCCTGCGCTCGGCGCTGCGCCTACCGCGTCGGGCTCTGTCCGTCCTGGTGCGGGGCTATCAGGTGGGAATCTCGCCGTACACCCCTCCGGCCTGCCGCTACGACCCGGTGTGCTCCCAGTACGGCATGGACGCCCTGCGGGTGCACGGCGCGGTCAAGGGAACACTCCTGACCGCCGGACGGATCGTGCGCTGCAATCCGCTGAGCCGCGGAGGTCCCGACCCGGTGCCCGCGCCGGGCATGTGGAGGAATCCACGCCGACTGCGGCACCCAGCCCTCTAG
- the rnpA gene encoding ribonuclease P protein component, giving the protein MNWSSRRLHTGDEFRAVTRGGVRSARSHVVVHLSLLGQEGDAPRVGFVVSKKVGNAVVRNRVTRRLREIVRPRLAELPEGAAVVVRSLPGIDLQPFAELESEVASALGSATTKLERRRQAAR; this is encoded by the coding sequence GTGAACTGGTCTAGTCGCCGGCTGCACACCGGTGACGAGTTCCGCGCCGTCACCCGCGGTGGCGTGCGCAGCGCCCGATCCCACGTGGTCGTGCACCTCTCCCTGCTGGGGCAGGAAGGGGACGCACCCCGCGTGGGATTCGTCGTGTCCAAGAAGGTCGGCAACGCCGTGGTCCGCAACCGCGTGACCCGTCGGCTGCGGGAGATCGTGCGTCCGCGTCTGGCCGAGCTGCCCGAGGGAGCCGCCGTCGTCGTGCGCTCCCTGCCGGGCATCGACCTCCAGCCGTTCGCGGAGCTCGAGTCCGAGGTCGCCTCTGCCCTCGGCTCGGCCACGACGAAGCTCGAGCGTCGCCGGCAGGCCGCGCGATGA
- the rpmH gene encoding 50S ribosomal protein L34: MSKRTFQPNNRRHAKKHGFRARMRTRAGRAILNARRAKGRAEITS, translated from the coding sequence ATGAGCAAGCGCACGTTCCAGCCGAACAACCGTCGTCACGCCAAGAAGCACGGCTTCCGCGCGCGGATGCGCACCCGCGCCGGCCGCGCCATCCTGAACGCCCGCCGCGCCAAGGGCCGCGCCGAGATCACCTCCTGA
- the dnaA gene encoding chromosomal replication initiator protein DnaA — protein MPDANVAAIWERTLATLRRDDTVSQRVIALLTLSRLMAVVADTALLAAPSTSAKELFEHRVAGSLKAALSEAVGREMRFAVTVDESLLLEEDTDEPAVTSTSGTDSAHSVDNDVDSGVRDVHTAPFRRDEGSVLPPSGQSGHAALPDSPSASAASAERLSSGTAAEDPGAFAGFSALTGSSAPSPGPAPQRPSATPGPTLGEDSRLNAKYTFDTFVIGSSNRFAQAAASAVSETPAKAYNPLFIYGGSGLGKTHLLHAVGHYAQSLYPDVVVRYVNSEEFTNDFINSVQSGQFGKAQEFQRRYRDIDILLIDDIQFLQRAPETMEAFFHTFNTLYNTDKQIVITSDLPPKELGGFEDRMRSRFEMGLMTDVQPPDLETRIAILRKKVAQENTGEVPHDVLEYIASHIATNIRELEGALIRVQALHSLSRQPMDVTLAESVLKDLLSHDDGAQITASTIIAQTATYFGISVEEIVGTGRSRRLVSARQIGMYLCRELTDMPLIRIGEEFGGRDHTTVMHANKKISELMKERRAIFNQVTELTARIKSSNSSSARQ, from the coding sequence ATGCCTGACGCGAACGTCGCTGCGATCTGGGAGCGCACCCTGGCCACCCTGCGCCGTGACGACACCGTGTCCCAGCGGGTGATCGCCCTGCTGACCCTGTCCCGTCTGATGGCGGTCGTCGCGGACACCGCCCTGCTCGCAGCCCCCTCGACCTCGGCGAAGGAGCTGTTCGAGCACCGGGTCGCGGGCTCGTTGAAGGCCGCGCTCAGCGAGGCCGTCGGACGGGAGATGCGCTTCGCGGTGACGGTCGACGAGTCGCTCCTGCTGGAGGAGGACACCGACGAACCCGCTGTGACCTCCACGTCGGGGACCGACAGTGCACATTCTGTGGACAACGATGTGGACAGTGGCGTGCGTGACGTCCACACCGCCCCCTTCCGCCGCGACGAGGGCTCGGTCCTGCCCCCGAGCGGGCAGTCCGGCCACGCCGCCCTGCCGGATTCCCCCTCCGCCTCCGCGGCCTCCGCGGAGCGCCTCTCCAGCGGCACCGCTGCCGAGGATCCCGGTGCCTTCGCGGGCTTCTCGGCACTGACCGGCTCCTCCGCTCCGTCGCCCGGTCCGGCCCCGCAGCGTCCGTCCGCCACTCCCGGGCCCACCCTCGGCGAGGACTCCCGCCTGAACGCCAAGTACACCTTCGACACCTTCGTGATCGGGTCCTCGAACCGCTTCGCGCAGGCCGCGGCCTCGGCCGTCTCGGAGACGCCGGCCAAGGCGTACAACCCGCTGTTCATCTACGGCGGATCCGGTCTGGGCAAGACGCATCTGCTGCACGCCGTCGGCCACTACGCCCAGAGTCTCTACCCGGACGTGGTGGTGCGGTACGTGAACTCGGAGGAGTTCACCAACGACTTCATCAACTCCGTGCAGTCCGGCCAGTTCGGCAAGGCCCAGGAGTTCCAGCGCCGCTACCGCGACATCGACATCCTGCTCATCGACGACATCCAGTTCCTGCAGCGCGCGCCGGAGACGATGGAGGCCTTCTTCCACACGTTCAACACGCTGTACAACACCGACAAGCAGATCGTGATCACCTCGGACCTGCCGCCCAAGGAGCTCGGTGGCTTCGAGGACCGCATGCGCTCCCGCTTCGAGATGGGCCTGATGACGGACGTGCAGCCGCCGGACCTCGAGACCCGCATCGCGATCCTGCGCAAGAAGGTCGCCCAGGAGAACACCGGCGAGGTCCCGCACGACGTGCTGGAGTACATCGCTTCCCACATCGCCACCAACATCCGCGAGCTCGAGGGCGCGCTGATCCGCGTGCAGGCGCTGCACTCGCTGTCCCGCCAGCCGATGGACGTCACCCTCGCCGAGAGCGTGCTGAAGGATCTGCTCTCCCACGACGACGGCGCCCAGATCACCGCGTCGACGATCATCGCCCAGACGGCGACCTACTTCGGGATCTCCGTCGAGGAGATCGTGGGGACCGGGCGCTCACGGCGGCTGGTCTCGGCCCGGCAGATCGGCATGTACCTGTGCCGCGAGCTCACGGACATGCCGCTGATCCGCATCGGCGAGGAGTTCGGCGGCCGTGACCACACCACGGTGATGCACGCCAACAAGAAGATCAGCGAGCTCATGAAGGAGCGCCGGGCGATCTTCAACCAGGTCACGGAGCTCACCGCCCGCATCAAGAGCTCCAACTCCTCGTCCGCCCGCCAGTGA